In one window of Vespa crabro chromosome 6, iyVesCrab1.2, whole genome shotgun sequence DNA:
- the LOC124424660 gene encoding protein Wnt-5b-like — protein sequence MIVHSGLLVILKLVLILAASTIPGTWINMGVQHFPQLETAQLMESYDVEASTICIGLKGLSQGQGKLCQLSVDHMPSVAKGAKFGVLECQHQFRDRRWNCSTVNDETVFGPILKIASRETAFVHAITAAGVVYSISRACRDGQLSSCGCSRSSRPRDLNREWIWGGCGDNLEYGYKFTQAFVDVRERERSFKRGSREQGRSLMNLHNNEAGRRAVIKRSKVTCKCHGVSGSCSLITCWQQLASFREVGDLLLDKYDGATEVRVNRRGRLSMRDPRFSLPTANDLVYLDDSPNYCLPNDTLGSLGTHGRICNRTSSGMDGCNLLCCGRGYNTQKSTIRERCDCKFHWCCFVECKTCVKNIDIHTCK from the exons AAATATGGGCGTGCAGCACTTTCCACAATTGGAGACGGCTCAGCTGATGGAAAGTTACGACGTAGAAGCCTCGACGATTTGCATCGGTCTGAAGGGTCTCTCTCAGGGACAGGGGAAGCTTTGCCAATTATCCGTGGATCATATGCCGAGCGTGGCGAAGGGCGCCAAATTTGGAGTCCTCGAGTGCCAGCATCAGTTTCGAGATAGAAGATGGAACTGTTCTACCGTCAATGATGAAACTGTTTTCGGGCCGATCCTTAAAATAG CGAGCAGAGAAACTGCATTTGTACATGCTATCACAGCCGCGGGAGTTGTTTATTCCATAAGTCGAGCTTGTAGGGACGGACAATTATCATCGTGCGGTTGTTCGAGGAGTAGCAGACCAAGAGATCTTAATCGCGAATGGATTTGGGGTGGATGCGGCGATAATCTCGAATATGGATATAA ATTCACCCAAGCATTCGTCGACGTAAGAGAACGCGAGCGTAGCTTCAAAAGAGGTAGTAGAGAACAAGGAAGAAGCCTAATGAATTTGCATAACAACGAAGCAGGACGTAGG GCTGTTATAAAAAGATCTAAAGTGACATGCAAATGCCATGGGGTATCTGGCAGTTGCAGCTTGATCACCTGTTGGCAGCAACTTGCTTCGTTTCGAGAAGTTG GTGATCTTTTATTGGACAAATACGATGGTGCAACTGAAGTCCGAGTAAACAGGCGTGGACGATTATCCATGCGAGATCCAAGATTTTCTTTGCCCACGGCCAATGATTTAGTTTATTTGGATGACTCACCAAATTATTGCCTTCCAAATGATACTCTTGGCTCTttag GTACGCATGGACGAATTTGTAACAGAACATCGTCCGGTATGGATGGATGTAATCTTCTCTGTTGTGGAAGGGGTTACAATACTCAAAAGTCAACGATAAGGGAAAGATGCGATTGTAAATTCCATTGGTGTTGCTTCGTTGAATGTAAAACAtgtgttaaaaacattgatattCATACCTGCAAATAA